In Capra hircus breed San Clemente chromosome 26, ASM170441v1, whole genome shotgun sequence, the following are encoded in one genomic region:
- the LOC108634044 gene encoding chloroplastic group IIA intron splicing facilitator CRS1, chloroplastic-like, with amino-acid sequence MRLSVRALRRARPELFVNYLSRAFIAPEPPATEKPPPPPQTASRPPGAPASRRPGCDGSAGPEVSGSPTRDFAPEKGGKSTAGELCSRRAGQSVHLSTPDTGLQDRIARTTLLLPSPSPSGTAEFRIIVRLPGRLPSYSEPRSREEEQTEGGERWASRSGRKYTSSPVAQGTMKRNPCLLPPPPPLPPPLRICLS; translated from the exons ATGCGCCTGTCAGTCCGGGCGCTGCGCCGCGCTCGGCCCGAGCTGTTTGTAAATTACCTTAGCCGCGCCTTTATTGCACCCGAACCTCCGGCGACTGAAAAGCCGCCGCCCCCACCCCAAACTGCGAGCCGCCCTCCCGGAGCACCCGCCTCCCGCCGGCCTGGCTGTGATGGCAGCGCTGGCCCGGAGGTCTCGGGCTCTCCAACCCGGGATTTTGCGCCCGAGAAGGGCGGCAAGAGCACAGCCGGGGAGTTATGCAGCCGCCGCGCGGGCCAG TCTGTTCATCTCTCCACACCTGATACTGGTCTGCAAGACAGGATTGCAAGGACAACCCTGCTCCTCCCATCTCCCAGTCCCTCAGGAACAGCAGAATTCAGGATTATTGTGAGGTTGCCAGGAAG actcCCATCCTATTCTGAGCCCAGAAGCAGAGAGGAAGAACAgacagaaggaggagagagatgggCCAGTAGGAGTGGCAGGAAATACACCTCTTCCCCAGTAGCCCAGGGGACTATGAAGAGG AATCCTTGTCTTctgccgccgcctcctcctcttcctccgccTCTACGCATTTGTTTGTCTTGA
- the LBX1 gene encoding transcription factor LBX1 — MTSKEDSKAAPGEERRRSPLDHLPPPANSNKPLTPFSIEDILNKPSVRRSYSLCGAAHLLAAADKHAPGGLPLAGRALLSQTSPLCALEELASKTFKGLEVSVLQAAEGRDGMTIFGQRQTPKKRRKSRTAFTNHQIYELEKRFLYQKYLSPADRDQIAQQLGLTNAQVITWFQNRRAKLKRDLEEMKADVESAKKLGPSGQMDIVALAELEQNSEAAGGGGGGCGRAKSRPGSPALPPGAPQAPGAGPLQLSPASPLTDQPASSQDCSEDEEDEEIDVDD; from the exons ATGACTTCCAAGGAGGACAGCAAGGCGGCGCCGGGGGAGGAGAGGCGGCGCAGCCCGCTGGACCACCTGCCGCCTCCCGCCAACTCCAACAAGCCGCTGACGCCGTTCAGCATCGAGGACATCCTCAACAAGCCGTCTGTGCGGAGAAGTTACTCGCTGTGCGGGGCGGCGCACCTGCTGGCGGCCGCGGACAAGCACGCGCCGGGCGGCTTGCCCCTGGCGGGCCGCGCGCTGCTCTCTCAGACCTCGCCGCTGTGCGCGCTTGAGGAGCTCGCTAGCAAGACTTTTAAGGGGCTGGAGGTCAGCGTCCTGCAGGCAGCCGAAG GCCGTGACGGGATGACCATCTTTGGGCAGCGGCAGACCCCCAAAAAGCGAAGAAAGTCGCGCACAGCCTTCACCAATCACCAGATCTATGAGTTGGAGAAGCGCTTTCTCTACCAGAAGTACCTGTCCCCCGCCGATCGCGACCAAATTGCGCAGCAGCTGGGCCTCACCAATGCTCAGGTCATCACCTGGTTCCAGAATCGGCGAGCCAAGCTTAAACGGGACCTGGAGGAGATGAAGGCCGACGTGGAGTCCGCCAAGAAACTGGGCCCTAGCGGGCAGATGGACATCGTGGCGCTGGCCGAACTCGAGCAGAACTCGGAGGCcgcaggcggcggcggcggcggctgcggcagGGCTAAGTCAAGGCCTGGCTCTCCGGCACTCCCCCCCGGCGCCCCGCAGGCCCCGGGCGCCGGGCCCCTGCAGCTCTCGCCAGCCTCCCCGCTCACAGACCAGCCAGCCAGCAGCCAGGACTGCTCGGAGGACGAGGAAGACGAAGAAATCGACGTGGACGATTGA